A region of Scleropages formosus chromosome 2, fSclFor1.1, whole genome shotgun sequence DNA encodes the following proteins:
- the bncr gene encoding protein Bouncer: MYRVLAILLCTCLLFPGLVCENLLCLYCPLQMKNKFCRTVHSMCPPEELCFRAKGYYAGDLGLTASGCMTKQQCTMKHLVSYKGTNFTMTYTCCNWNFCNLAPSFSFFSSALLVAPLAATAFLLTRWMY, translated from the coding sequence GGTTCTGGCCATACTGCTGTGCACATGCCTGCTCTTTCCAGGCTTAGTCTGTGAAAATCTGCTGTGCCTCTATTGCCCCCTGCAGATGAAGAACAAGTTCTGCCGCACAGTCCACTCTATGTGCCCCCCTGAGGAGCTGTGCTTCAGGGCAAAAGGGTACTACGCTGGTGACTTGGGGTTGACAGCCTCGGGGTGTATGACCAAGCAGCAGTGCACCATGAAGCACCTTGTTTCCTACAAAGGCACCAACTTCACCATGACCTACACCTGCTGCAACTGGAACTTCTGCAACTTGGCTCCGAGCTTCTCTTTCTTCAGCTCCGCCCTCCTTGTGGCTCCACTTGCAGCGACAGCCTTCCTGCTGACCCGCTGGATGTACTAG